A window of the Vigna angularis cultivar LongXiaoDou No.4 chromosome 3, ASM1680809v1, whole genome shotgun sequence genome harbors these coding sequences:
- the LOC108325129 gene encoding uncharacterized protein LOC108325129 isoform X2 — MEVRPNPAAGNSFDHRRPPAVPSKQQLPSPHSVDTSAVSQRLQKELMALMMSGGDLGVSAFPDGESIFTWIGTVEGGKGTLYEGLSYKLSLRFPLDYPFKPPQVKFETMCFHPNVDQFGNICLDILQDKWSSAYDCRTILLSIQSLLEEPNLESPLNSYAAALWNDKITGEWFTNSIFPEKLLKAD, encoded by the exons ATGGAGGTCCGTCCCAACCCTGCCGCCGGCAACTCCTTCGACCACCGGCGACCGCCCGCTGTTCCCTCGAAGCAACAGCTTCCGTCTCCTCACTCCGTCGATACCTCCGCCGTTTCTCAGAG ACTCCAGAAGGAATTAATGGCTCTCATG ATGAGTGGAGGAGATCTTGGAGTATCGGCTTTCCCTGATGGTGAGAGTATTTTTACATGGATTGGTACAGTTGAAGGTGGAAAAGGAACTCTGTATGAGGGTTTATCTTATAAACTCTCTTTACGTTTTCCCCTGGACTACCCTTTTAAGCCCCCACAAGTGAAGTTTGAGACAATGTGTTTTCATCCAAATGTTGACCAGTTTGGCAACATTTGTTTGGACATCCTTCAG GACAAGTGGTCTTCAGCTTATGATTGCAGAACTATTCTTCTGTCTATTCAAAGTTTATTGGAAG AGCCTAACTTGGAGAGTCCTCTGAACAGCTATGCTGCAGCACTATGGAATGATA AGATTACCGGAGAATGGTTCACAAACAGTATTTTTCCGGAGAAGCTCTTGAAAGCTGATTAA
- the LOC108326203 gene encoding uncharacterized protein LOC108326203, whose product MLTVLAPPPPSLSILASLPRRPQSKKHQQQEKRAWGDFSHFAQVVRKDVEFLKRGIDNGVAWANHTFRIPQVAKKIDDVVWLRHLEDPHSPPYPSPSWPQPWYPGLTAVDLFMYDLKALEAYASYFYYLSKVWSKPLPEVYDPQDVAQYFSVRPHVVTFRVLEVLFSFATAMISIRTSGFKKFLRLVPDEDLDDTSSQYNFGMVLKETLLNLGPTFIKVGQSLSTRPDIIGVEMSKALSELHDQIPPFPRNVAMKIMEEEFGCPLETFFSYISEEPIAAASFGQVYFARTTDGNNVALKVQRPNLHHVVVRDIYILRLGLGLLQKIAKRKSDPRLYADELGKGFVGELDYKLEAANASKFQEVHSSFTFMYVPKVFPHLTRKRVLTMEWMVGESPTDLLSVTAGNTVGNVSEYSERQKLDAKRRLLDLVSKGVEATLVQLLETGLLHADPHPGNLRYTSSGQIGFLDFGLLCQMEKRHQFAMLASIIHIVNGDWESLVRALIDMDVVRPGTNIRLVTLELEHALGEVEFKEGIPDVKFSRVLGKIWTVALKYHFRMPPYYTLVLRSLASLEGLAIAADKNFKTFEAAYPYVVRKLLTENSAATRKILHSVLLNRRKEFQWQRLFMFLRVGATRKALRLVASNSETPLDHLSNKATDTIDVAYLVLRLLPSKDGVAIRRLLMTADGASLIKAVVSKEGKYFRQELCKIMVDVVYQWMIKLFGEGITVTQYSQLILANGPSNKESGLSPRSLPKDDYNFIFRDRRLRVIFYNILKSASRDKILMLRFFWASLLIMVTASTLACHRLVVSLSEAYLAKIFDAPKRYAVSA is encoded by the exons ATGCTGACGGTGCTAGCGCCTCCGCCGCCGTCTCTCTCCATTCTCGCCTCCTTGCCCAGGCGCCCGCAGAGCAAGAAGCACCAGCAGCAAGAAAAGCGAGCATGGGGGGACTTCAGCCACTTCGCTCAGGTGGTTCGCAAGGACGTGGAATTCCTCAAGAGAGGAATCGACAACGGCGTTGCCTGGGCCAACCACACCTTCCGCATTCCACAGGTTGCGAAGAAAATCGACGACGTCGTTTGGCTCCGCCATCTCGAAGATCCTCACTCTCCTCCCTATCCTTCTCCTTCTTGGCCTCAACCTTGGTACCCAG GACTAACTGCAGTGGACTTGTTCATGTATGATCTCAAGGCTTTGGAAGCGTATGCTTCTTACTTCTATTATCTGTCTAAGGTTTGGTCCAAGCCGCTTCCTGAAGTTTATGATCCTCAGGATGTTGCTCAGTATTTCAGTGTTAGGCCACATGTGGTGACCTTTCGTGTTCTTGAG GTGCTTTTCTCGTTTGCAACTGCTATGATCAGTATTCGAACTTCAGGGTTTAAAAAGTTCCTCCGTCTAGTTCCTGATGAGGATTTGGATGATACATCATCTcagtataattttgggatggtATTGAAGGAAACATTACTTAATCTTGGTCCTACCTTTATAAAAG TTGGTCAGTCCCTTTCCACAAGGCCAGATATCATTGGTGTTGAGATGTCCAAG GCATTGTCAGAATTGCATGATCAAATTCCTCCTTTTCCTAGGAATGTTGCAATGAAGATTATGGAGGAAGAATTTGGTTGTCCTCTGGAAACATTCTTTAGTTACATTTCTGAGGAGCCTATAGCTGCTGCATCATTTGGTCAG GTTTACTTTGCCCGTACTACTGATGGCAATAATGTTGCTCTAAAAGTTCAGCGTCCTAATCTGCATCATGTGGTGGTGCGGGATATCTATATCCTTCGCCTTGGG TTGGGGCTGCTGCAAAAGATTGCCAAGAGAAAGAGTGACCCTCGCCTTTATGCTGATGAACTAGGGAAAGGTTTTGTTGGTGAACTTGATTACAAATTAGAGGCTGCGAATGCTTCAAAGTTTCAG GAAGTGCACTCGTCCTTTACTTTCATGTATGTGCCAAAAGTATTTCCACATTTAACTCGAAAGAGAGTTTTGACCATGGAGTGGATGGTTGGTGAAAGTCCAACAGATTTGCTCTCTGTGACTGCTGGAAACACTGTTGGAAATGTCTCTGAATATTCAGAAAGGCAGAAATTAGATGCAAAAAGGCGTCTTCTTGATCTG GTCAGCAAAGGCGTTGAGGCAACATTGGTGCAACTTCTTGAGACAGGCTTATTACATGCTGATCCACATCCTGGTAACTTGCGTTATACTTCATCAGGACAAATAGG TTTTCTGGATTTCGGTTTGCTCTGTCAAATGGAGAAAAGGCATCAATTTGCTATGCTGGCTTCCATAATTCATATAGTAAATGGTGACTGGGAATCCCTTGTCCGAGCTTTGATTGATATGGATGTTGTTAGGCCGGGGACTAATATCCGACTTGTTACCTTG gaATTGGAGCACGCATTAGGAGAAGTAGAATTTAAAGAAGGAATTCCTGATGTGAAGTTCAGCAGG GTTCTGGGAAAGATTTGGACTGTAGCACTCAAATATCATTTTCGTATGCCACCATATTATACACTTGTCTTGCGATCACTAGCTTCCTTGGAAG GTTTGGCTATAGCCGCAGATAAAAATTTCAAGACTTTTGAAGCTGCATATCCTTATGTTGTTCGAAAACTTCTCACAGAAAACTCTGCTGCGACAAGGAAAATATTGCATTCG GTGCTTCTAAACCGAAGGAAGGAGTTCCAGTGGCAAAGGCTTTTCATGTTCTTGAGGGTTGGGGCAACTAG GAAAGCCTTGCGACTAGTAGCGTCAAATAGTGAGACGCCCCTTGATCATTTATCAAATAAGGCCACTGACACAATTGATGTTGCGTATTTGGTTTTGAGGCTTTTACCATCCAAAGATGGTGTTGCTATCAGAAGACTTCTCATGACTGCT GATGGAGCTTCACTAATCAAAGCAGTGGTCTCGAAGGAGGGAAAGTATTTTCGCCAAGAATTGTGCAAGATCATGGTTGACGTCGTTTACCAATGGATGATCAAATTATTTGGAGAAGGAATTACAGTTACTCAGTATTCCCAGTTGATATTGGCTAATGGACCTAGCAACAAAGAATCAGGTCTATCCCCTAGATCTTTGCCTAAAGATGATTACAATTTCATCTTTAGAGACCGACGACTCCGAGTGATAttctataatattctaaaatctGCAAGTAGGGATAAAATATTGATGTTGCGGTTCTTCTGGGCTTCCCTTCTAATAATGGTAACAGCTTCAACTTTGGCCTGCCACCGGCTTGTGGTGTCTCTTTCTGAAGCTTACTTGGCCAAAATATTTGATGCTCCTAAGAGATACGCAGTCAGTGCatga
- the LOC108325129 gene encoding uncharacterized protein LOC108325129 isoform X1 produces the protein MEVRPNPAAGNSFDHRRPPAVPSKQQLPSPHSVDTSAVSQRLQKELMALMMSGGDLGVSAFPDGESIFTWIGTVEGGKGTLYEGLSYKLSLRFPLDYPFKPPQVKFETMCFHPNVDQFGNICLDILQDKWSSAYDCRTILLSIQSLLEEPNLESPLNSYAAALWNDKEDYRRMVHKQYFSGEALES, from the exons ATGGAGGTCCGTCCCAACCCTGCCGCCGGCAACTCCTTCGACCACCGGCGACCGCCCGCTGTTCCCTCGAAGCAACAGCTTCCGTCTCCTCACTCCGTCGATACCTCCGCCGTTTCTCAGAG ACTCCAGAAGGAATTAATGGCTCTCATG ATGAGTGGAGGAGATCTTGGAGTATCGGCTTTCCCTGATGGTGAGAGTATTTTTACATGGATTGGTACAGTTGAAGGTGGAAAAGGAACTCTGTATGAGGGTTTATCTTATAAACTCTCTTTACGTTTTCCCCTGGACTACCCTTTTAAGCCCCCACAAGTGAAGTTTGAGACAATGTGTTTTCATCCAAATGTTGACCAGTTTGGCAACATTTGTTTGGACATCCTTCAG GACAAGTGGTCTTCAGCTTATGATTGCAGAACTATTCTTCTGTCTATTCAAAGTTTATTGGAAG AGCCTAACTTGGAGAGTCCTCTGAACAGCTATGCTGCAGCACTATGGAATGATAAGGAAg ATTACCGGAGAATGGTTCACAAACAGTATTTTTCCGGAGAAGCTCTTGAAAGCTGA